The genomic stretch CCCGATTCTGCGCGTCAGCTGCAGAAACTGGGCTATGACTGCGCCATTGAAAGCGGTGCGGGCCAATTGGCCGGCTTTAGCGATGCGACCTATGAGGAGGCCGGTGTTGAAATCATCAAGACTGCCGCCGCTTTGTGGAAGGCATCAGATATCATCGCCAAGGTACGCCAACCCAATGAGGCTGAGCTCAAGCGGCTGAACTCAAAAAAGACACTGATTTCTTTCTTCAATCCCGGCGGGAATGAAGAAGGGCTGGAACTGGCCAAATCCAAAGGCGCCAGCGTTATTGCCATGGAAATGGTGCCACGTATCAGCCGCGCGCAGAAGATGGACGCGCTGTCCTCGATGGCGAATATCGCCGGCTACCGCGCGGTTATCGAAGCAGGCAACAACTTCGGCCGCTTTTTCACCGGTCAGATCACAGCCGCGGGCAAGGTGCCCCCAGCTAAGGTCCTGGTGGTAGGCGCCGGCGTTGCTGGTCTTGCAGCCATTGGCACCTCGACCAGTCTGGGGGCCATTACCCTGGCCTTTGACGTACGCCCCGAAGTGGCTGAGCAAGTTGAGTCCATGGGCGCCGAGTTTGTCTATCTCGACTTTGAAGAAGAGCAGGCCGATGGGGCGTCTTCCGGTGGCTATGCCTCGGTCTCCAGCCCAGAGTTCCGCGAAGCCCAGCTCGCCAAGTTCCGGGAACTGGCACCAGAGGTGGATATCGTTATCACCACGGCTCTGATCCCCAACCGCGAAGCGCCAGAGCTGTGGACCGAAGACATGGTCGCCGCGATGAAGCCTGGCTCGGTCATTGTTGACCTGGCCGCGGAAAAGGGCGGCAATTGCAAGCTCACCGTGATGGATGAGAAAATCGTCACCGAGAATGGCGTCACCATTATCGGCTACACCGATTTCCCATCCCGCATGGCGGCCCAGTCGTCGACTCTTTACGCCACCAACATCCGCCACATGATGACTGACCTGACCCCTGAAAAGGACGGCCAGATCAATCACGACATGGAAGATGACGTTATTCGTGGCTCCACCGTGACCCATGGCGGCGAAATCACCTTCCCACCACCACCGCCAAAGGTGCAGGCGATTGCCGCCAAGCCCAAAGAGGTTGCGCCAGAGCTGACGCCAGAAGAAAAGCGCGCCGAAGAAGTGGCGGCCTTCAAGGCTCAGACCAAGAACCAGGTCACCCTGCTGGCCGTGGGCGGTGCCTTGCTGCTGGCTGTTGGTCTGGTGGCCCCTGCCAGCTTCATGCAGCACTTTATCGTCTTTGTGCTCTCGGTCTTTATTGGTTTCCAGGTGATCTGGGGCGTGGCGCATAGCCTGCACACACCACTGATGGCGGTCACCAATGCGATTTCGTCGATCATTATCCTGGGCGCGCTGATGCAGATCGGCTCGGGCAGTTTCCTGGTGATCCTGCTGGCGGCCCTGTCGGTCTTTATGGCTGGGATTAACATCTTTGGTGGCTTCCTCGTCACCCGGCGCATGCTTGCCATGTTCCAGAAATCTTAAGGAGGCTACAGAGATGGAATATGGATTTACCACTGCCGCCTATGTGGTCGCGGCTGTTCTCTTCATCCTCAGCCTTGGCGGGCTGTCCGGCCAGGAAAGCGCAAAACGCGCGGTCTGGTACGGGATTGTCGGCATGGCGCTGGCGGTTTTTGCCACCCTTGTTGGCCCGGGCTCCGGGCTCTGGCTCTTGTCGATCGTGCTGATCGCCGGTGGCGGCGTTATCGGCTACCAGCTGGCAACTCGGGTACAGATGACCCAGATGCCCGAACTGGTTGCTGCGATGCACTCTTTGGTTGGCCTGGCCGCGGTCTTTGTGGGTCTTATCGCCCATATCGAACTGGGTCGTGTCCTAGCCATGGACGCAGAGGCCAAACAGGCGCTGGACGGCTTTGCCAAGCTGTTGGCCAAGAAAGACGGCGTCGAGATCGCCATCCTGCGGGTTGAGCTGTTCCTCGGCATCTTCATTGGTGCGGTGACCTTTACCGGTTCGGTTGTGGCCTATGGCAAACTGGCAGGTAAACTGACCTCTTCGGCGGTGAAACTGCCCGGCGGTCATATGCTCAACGCTGCTGCGGCGGGCGTGTCGCTGATCGCGCTGATCTGGTACTTCAACACTGGTGGCTTTGTGCCGCTGATGCTGATGACGCTGGCAGCCCTGTTCATCGGCTATCACCTGATCATGGGCATCGGCGGCGCCGATATGCCAGTGGTTGTCTCGATGCTGAACAGCTACTCGGGCTGGGCCGCGGCTGCGATTGGTTTCTCCCTTGGCAACGACCTGCTGATCGTGGTGGGGGCGCTGGTTGGCTCTTCCGGTGCGATCCTGTCGTACATCATGTGTAAGGCGATGAACCGCAGCTTTGTCAGCGTTATCCTGGGCGGCTTTGGCGGCACAGCTGGTCCGCAGATGGAGGTCGAAGGCGAGCAGGTGGCCATCGACGCCGATGGCGTTGCAACCGCGCTGGACGAGGCCGATAGCGTCATCATCATCCCCGGCTACGGCATGGCAGTGGCACAGGCGCAGCAGAACGTGGCGGAACTGACCCGTCGCCTGCGGGCCAAGGGCAAAACCGTGCGCTTTGCCATCCATCCGGTTGCGGGCCGTTTGCCCGGGCACATGAACGTG from Phaeobacter sp. G2 encodes the following:
- a CDS encoding Re/Si-specific NAD(P)(+) transhydrogenase subunit alpha, with the translated sequence MKIGTPKEVINGEARVAMTPDSARQLQKLGYDCAIESGAGQLAGFSDATYEEAGVEIIKTAAALWKASDIIAKVRQPNEAELKRLNSKKTLISFFNPGGNEEGLELAKSKGASVIAMEMVPRISRAQKMDALSSMANIAGYRAVIEAGNNFGRFFTGQITAAGKVPPAKVLVVGAGVAGLAAIGTSTSLGAITLAFDVRPEVAEQVESMGAEFVYLDFEEEQADGASSGGYASVSSPEFREAQLAKFRELAPEVDIVITTALIPNREAPELWTEDMVAAMKPGSVIVDLAAEKGGNCKLTVMDEKIVTENGVTIIGYTDFPSRMAAQSSTLYATNIRHMMTDLTPEKDGQINHDMEDDVIRGSTVTHGGEITFPPPPPKVQAIAAKPKEVAPELTPEEKRAEEVAAFKAQTKNQVTLLAVGGALLLAVGLVAPASFMQHFIVFVLSVFIGFQVIWGVAHSLHTPLMAVTNAISSIIILGALMQIGSGSFLVILLAALSVFMAGINIFGGFLVTRRMLAMFQKS
- a CDS encoding NAD(P)(+) transhydrogenase (Re/Si-specific) subunit beta yields the protein MEYGFTTAAYVVAAVLFILSLGGLSGQESAKRAVWYGIVGMALAVFATLVGPGSGLWLLSIVLIAGGGVIGYQLATRVQMTQMPELVAAMHSLVGLAAVFVGLIAHIELGRVLAMDAEAKQALDGFAKLLAKKDGVEIAILRVELFLGIFIGAVTFTGSVVAYGKLAGKLTSSAVKLPGGHMLNAAAAGVSLIALIWYFNTGGFVPLMLMTLAALFIGYHLIMGIGGADMPVVVSMLNSYSGWAAAAIGFSLGNDLLIVVGALVGSSGAILSYIMCKAMNRSFVSVILGGFGGTAGPQMEVEGEQVAIDADGVATALDEADSVIIIPGYGMAVAQAQQNVAELTRRLRAKGKTVRFAIHPVAGRLPGHMNVLLAEAKVPYDIVMEMDEINEDFPETDVAIVIGSNDIVNPAAQEDPNSPIAGMPVLECWKAKQVFVSKRGQGTGYSGIENPLFFKDNTRMFYGDAKASLDQLLTMIQ